TTCAGGCTTCAGCAGCCTTGGAGAAGCATCAGCTGAGAGGAGCTATCACATGGGAGCCGGGAGCTGCTCAGCAAAGGTAGGAGTTGCCGACTAGGCCAGGAACGGGGGCAAGACCCAGGCCTGGTTGTGAATGCTGAGGTCCTGTACAGAAGGGTACAGCCCATCCTACCTTACAGTAGGCAGTTTTGTCAGGGGATGGGCCCCCAGGTATCCCGAAGGCAATATTGGGGTGTGGGCATCTCTGAAGCCTAGAGATGGGGGTTGATCTGCTGCCAGCAGGAGTACCCACATCCTGCAGGCAGACGGGGTTCCCCATCTATCTTGCTCTATGTCATAGAAATGGGTCCCCTTCATCCTAGGAATGAATCCTTTGGCATCCAGGCCGACGGGCAACTCTGTGTCCTGGGCGTGGGCAACTCTCCTGGGGAGAGGTGCTGTAGCCCCCTGAAAATCTTTCCTGGCTTAGGAGGGGCACGCTCTTGTCTGAAGGAAGGCCAGTCTCAGGTCCTTGGGATGGAGGCTCTGTATCTAAGAAACAGGTGTATGTGAATCCCAACACCTCTGTGGCCTTGGGCTGGCTACTTATGTACATCTTGCATCCTGAGACATGGCTGTTTGTAACTTGACCATACCTCTGCTAGAGGCCCAGACCTCAGCTCCTAGGGTGGCAAAGCCTTCCAGGTACTGAGAAGTCCTAGAGGTGAGGGAAGGGTTGCTGGAAGGGAGCAGGGGGAGGACAAGAGTGTCCGAGAAGGCATGATGATATGAGCTAGGAATGGAGTGAGGCTCCCTGGGCTTCCCCTGTGAAACCGTTACCCACAGCCCTCCCAGGCTTTACCCTGGTCCATCAGTGAGGAAGTGCTGGGGAGCAGGTATATTGGCTCTTCTGTTAGGAGGTAAATGGGAATACTGGAATTTAGGGGTCAGTGCAGAGATACTGGCAAGGCTAAGGGGGTGAAAAAGAGAAATGTCCAATGCCTTCTTGCCTAGGGCTCCATCATGGCTGCACAGCACCCCTCCATCTCCACGTGGAAACCATGTCTGCTTCCCGCAGTCTGGGACCCTGGGTGAGCCCTGCTGGCAGACACTTGATGTCCATGCAGACATGGTGGGCCTTGACTCCTTTAGCTTCCAGGGCCTCAGAGTCACGTCTTCTGGGCCCCACTCCCAGGTAGAAGGAATGCAGGAGTCATGGCATAGAGAGTAGGGGGCAATGTTGCCTCCCCTGGTGTTCCGTTCCACATTTTTTTCTGGCAGATTGTCTTATGAGAAGGGTCTGCACTTTTGGGCCCTCTCTTCACCTTCTCTGCAGACCCAGTGGCTATGTGACATGTGCTGTCTCTCATCCCCGGGGAGAGGCACGTCTCTAGGTAGTTGTTCAAAGTTAGGGCTGCCTCAAGTCCAGGAGCCCGAGTTACTCGTTCCAGAAGACAGGCCCCTGGCTGACACACAAGTGATGGACTGAGTGTTCTTGGAGTATGTCCTAGGGGGCAGAGATTCAACTGATCAATTTGAGTTTGATTCAGGTCACAAAATTGTACTGAGCACCTATTGCATGCATGGCATGCTAGAAGTTAAATTAGTGCAAGGTTGGTGGTAACGCCAAAAACCAAGGGTGATTGTAAGGCTGTAGCAATTGAGGGGCAAGAGGACCCATCTACCCCAAGTGGGCCCCTTTACTGCAGTCAGAGAAATGATGGATTTTTAACTGAGCAGCCACCAGGCTCTCCATAGCCCAGGAACTCACTGAGCCATCAAATATTGTCATATAGGGGAACCTTAGAGGTTGTCCAGTTCAaacctcccattttacagatgaggaaactgacccAGAAAACTTCTGGCTTGTCTGCAGAAAGCCCATCAGACTTGGCATGTCCACAGTTTGCCTCTAATTTTGAAACCTTAGTACACTATGCTGAGGGAATCTGGACTTCAAGAATGgcatatggaaatcaaaaaaaaaaaattaaaattatagctgacccttgaacaatgtgaggGTTAGTGGCGCTGACCCATTGAGCAGTGGAAAATCCAGTTATAATCTATAGTTGGTCTTCCGTCTTGCAATTCTTCTGAATCTgcagttccacatctgcagattcaacctaCCACTGATGGGAtcctgtagtactgtagtatttactattgaaaaaaatctgcacgTAAGTGGACTCCTACaattcaaactcatgttgttcaagggtcaactgtacattggGCAACTTATTTCAATTCTGTGCAAACTCAGCATGGATAATGAGACACGTAAAACAGCTTTGAGCAGGAGAAATGAGAGACACTGAACACTCAGACTCCGCCCCTTGCCAGTTTCTTCCAGTTTTCCCCTCTGCTTTATGCTCACCCACCTCCGCCCCTCCATACCTCTTACACAGATGCCTACTCCTCCCTCCTTGTTCTGGGACTGTGGCAACAGTCCAGGAACAGGAGGGTTTTGGCCAGGGGTCCGGTGATGATCCGCTCCAGTGACCCAAGATCCAGGGCCCTGGGAAGTGGGAGGTTAGGAGGAGCTCCTCTCCCACCTGTCGGGGAACAGTGACCTTGGGAAGTTAATGAGTGGGTGGAGAAGGGCAGCTTTCATATGACTTACGCCCTTCTGGCTTTGGGAGCAGTGGAGGCCGGATGAGCTGAGCTCCCAGTTTCCCTCCACCTGGGAGGTTTTGTTTTCACTGGTCCTTCTCAACGCTCCCAAAGTGGCAGCTCTTTGTCTTGGGGATGGTGATGTCCGAGCACACTAATGCACCATCCTTCCCCTTTTCGGGTAATCTCTGCCTAGTGGTGAGAGACATTTTTAGAGACGGTTCAAATTCAGCAACTGTTTACTGAATGTCTATTatgttgcagccactgtggagggcACCATCAAACACAGTATGGCATGGTGGGCTGGAGTACTGGCCCTGGAGCCAGGCCTCCCGGGAGCGTACCTGGACCTTgctacttactggctgtgtgacctttggtaaGTTACTTTATCTCTGCAAGCCCCAGTTTTATCgattgcaaaatggggataagaataacatctacctcatagggttgcatAAGgattaaaatgagttaatatacgtaGAGTGCTCAGAACAGGGCCTGGTATGTGGAAAGCATCATAGACATGTTACTGCTtattattagcatttttattaataaatcctGCAGCATCTTCCAAACAGttgtgaagtaggtactattcccttcattttacagatgcctttatgaggaaactgaagttcagaagaGTTAGTAGTTCCCAGACCTAGGACTGGAAACCAGATCTCGTGCTCCTTCATCTCCCCAACAGCTCCTGCCATTCTGAGGAGACAAGAAATCAGGAAATTTACATAAGCAACCTTAAAACTGGGGCACTATCCCAGAGCTCAGCAGGACCCTGGGAAAGGGAGACAGAGGATTTAGAGTCCCTGGATAACAGTCCTTGAAAGGGGagaagggtgtggagaagagaggaaaggagctgGAGACCACTCAGAAGATGGAGTGTTGAGTGGGCAAGGCTCCCGCATCTCTCACGCTCCTGCTTCCTTGCAGTCACCAAGGTGGACCCGGAGCTGCCTCCTGAGCCCTCAGTCCCCGGCCTTGAGGGCTGGCAACAAGAGCCTGCCCGAGAGGCTCCAGCAGGAGGcgctctctccccaccccaacccgcACACACAAAATTGGGAAGCCTGGGCCTGGGCTTGCCATCCCAGGGTCACTGGACTAGGATGGGGGATGGGCCTGTGACAGGAGGTGCCCTGGGTGTCCTCTTTCGGCCCCATGGagtcctcccccatccccccgtCATCAGGGAACTCTTCCATTCTGGGGAGGGTCCCTCAAACCCCAGGTCCCTCTACTGCCAGTGGGGTCCCGGAGGTAGGGCTGCGGGACGTGGCTTCAGAATCTGTGGCCCTCTTCTTCATGCTCCTGCTGGACTTGACCGCTGTGGCTGGCAATGCTGCTGTGATGGCTGTTATCGCCAAGACACCCGCCCTTCGaaaatttgtctttgtcttccACCTCTGCCTGGTGGACCTGCTGGCTGCCCTGACCCTCATGCCCCTGGCCATGCTCTCCAGCTCCGCCCTCTTTGACCATGACCTCTTTGGGGAGGTTGCCTGCCGCCTCTACTTGTTCCTGAGCGTATGCTTTGTTAGCCTGGCCATTCTCTCGGTGTCGGCCATCAACGTGGAGCGCTACTATTATGTGGTCCACCCCATGCGCTATGAGGTGCGCATGACGCTGCGGCTGGTGGCCTCTGTTCTGGTGGGTGTGTGGGTAAAGGCCTTGGCCATGGCTTCTGTGCCAGTGTTGGGAAGGGTCTCCCTGGAGGAGGGAGCGCCCAGTGTTCCCCCAGGCTGCTCCCTCCAATGGAGCCACGGTGCCTACTGCCAGCTTTTTGTGGTGGTCTTTGCTGTCCTTTACTTCTTGTTGCCCCTGCTCCTCATCCTAGTGGTCTACTGCAGCATGTTCCGAGTAGCCCGAGTGGCTGCCATGCAGCACGGACCGCCCACGTGGATGGAGACCCCCCGGCAACGCTCCGAATCTCTCAGCAGCCGCTCCACCATGGTCACCAGCTCGGGGGCCCCCCAGACCACCCCGCACCGGACgtttgggggagggaaggcagcaGTGGTCCTCCTGGCTGTAGGGGGACAGTTCCTGCTCTGTTGGTTGCCCTACTTTTCTTTTCACCTCTACGTCGCCCTGAGTGCTCAGCCCATTTTGACTGGGCAGGTGGAGAATGTGGTGACCTGGATTGGCTACTTCTGCTTCACTTCCAACCCTTTCTTCTATGGATGTCTCAATCGGCAGATCCGGGGGGAGCTCAGCAAGCAGTTTGTCTGCTTCTTCAAGCAGGCACCGGAGGAGGAGCTGAGGCTGCCTAGCCGGGAGGGCTCCATTGAGGAGAACTTCCTGCAGTTTCTTCAGGGCACTGGCTGTCCCACGGAGTCCTGGGTTTCCCGACCTGTACCCAGCCCCAAGCAGGAGCCACCTGCTGTTGACTTTCGAATCCCAGGCCAGATAGCTGAGGAGACCTCTGAGTTCCTGGAGCAACAACTCACCAGCGACATCATCATGTCGGACAGCCTCCTCCGTCCTGCCCCCTCACCACGACTGGAGTCCTGATGGGCTGCTGGACACTTGGAgggagatggggctgggggcCGGTTATGACCGCAAGGAACTCCTTGTGGGATCACCTTTTCCCAGCTAGCTGGGGCTGGGGTCTCTGCACACAGCTTTCGCTTAGTGTTTTCTGGGTTAGGAACAGAGCCAACTGGATGGATATGTGGCAAAAGCCTTGGACATGGCTGTGAGCCTTGACTACTGGGGGAGGGAACCTGGTGAGA
Above is a window of Balaenoptera acutorostrata chromosome 1, mBalAcu1.1, whole genome shotgun sequence DNA encoding:
- the GPR61 gene encoding G-protein coupled receptor 61; the protein is MESSPIPPSSGNSSILGRVPQTPGPSTASGVPEVGLRDVASESVALFFMLLLDLTAVAGNAAVMAVIAKTPALRKFVFVFHLCLVDLLAALTLMPLAMLSSSALFDHDLFGEVACRLYLFLSVCFVSLAILSVSAINVERYYYVVHPMRYEVRMTLRLVASVLVGVWVKALAMASVPVLGRVSLEEGAPSVPPGCSLQWSHGAYCQLFVVVFAVLYFLLPLLLILVVYCSMFRVARVAAMQHGPPTWMETPRQRSESLSSRSTMVTSSGAPQTTPHRTFGGGKAAVVLLAVGGQFLLCWLPYFSFHLYVALSAQPILTGQVENVVTWIGYFCFTSNPFFYGCLNRQIRGELSKQFVCFFKQAPEEELRLPSREGSIEENFLQFLQGTGCPTESWVSRPVPSPKQEPPAVDFRIPGQIAEETSEFLEQQLTSDIIMSDSLLRPAPSPRLES